A single region of the Plantactinospora soyae genome encodes:
- a CDS encoding S9 family peptidase: MKPPDLIPRSVLFANPARLSPALSPSGKHIAYLAPVNGVLNIWVGESDGVDYRPVTEDSDRGINAFFWAHDGRHLMYLQDRNGDENMHLYAVDIDSGQARELTPFPGVKAGLAGLSRRVPGHVLVTMNRRTRHRYDVYRIEIATGELVLVAENEGFAGWLTDRDLRVRGALVWDGDGARLMVRDDERTPWRPLHGVGLEDAMKMRPLGFTADGESVLLLSSADANAIRLLRLGLAGEVEVVYADPRHDVVNVHVRPDTGQPDLVVVRRERSHLEVLDPRAADDVARLRDICRGDVTLLGRDDTDRWWLTQDNIDDGPAGYHLFDRTSGKARFLFSHQPELERYELARMEPFSFLARDGLTIHGYLTFPPGHLRRGLPTVLTVHGGPWARDVWGFRAEPQWLANRGYLCIQVNYRGSTGYGKDFTDAGDREWGGRMQDDLTDAVHWAVQRGYADPDRVAIYGASYGGYAALAGAAFTPELFRCAVSAAGPSDLRTFIGAGSYARVIAAQMRRRVGDPDLDADFLWLRSPLSRVDEIRIPLLIAQGANDPRVRREQSEQLVAALREKEIPHQYLLFPDEGHALVRPRNRLAFYTAVERFLAEHLGGRCEATPTEDEGPS, translated from the coding sequence CGTGGCATCAACGCCTTCTTCTGGGCGCACGACGGGCGGCACCTCATGTACCTCCAGGACCGCAATGGCGACGAGAACATGCACCTCTACGCCGTCGACATCGATTCGGGACAGGCCCGGGAACTCACCCCGTTCCCCGGGGTGAAGGCGGGTCTGGCCGGTCTCAGCCGGCGGGTCCCCGGGCACGTGCTCGTGACGATGAATCGCCGCACCCGGCACCGCTACGACGTGTACCGGATCGAGATCGCCACCGGCGAACTCGTCCTGGTCGCGGAGAACGAAGGCTTCGCCGGCTGGCTGACCGACCGCGACCTGCGGGTCCGCGGCGCCCTGGTCTGGGACGGCGACGGTGCCCGGTTGATGGTCCGGGACGACGAGCGGACACCCTGGCGTCCCCTGCACGGGGTCGGGCTCGAAGACGCGATGAAGATGCGCCCCCTCGGCTTCACCGCGGACGGAGAGAGTGTGCTGCTGCTCTCCTCGGCGGATGCCAACGCGATCCGGCTGCTGCGGCTGGGCCTCGCCGGCGAGGTCGAGGTGGTGTACGCCGACCCACGGCATGACGTGGTGAACGTGCACGTCCGGCCCGACACCGGCCAGCCGGACCTGGTCGTCGTCCGCCGCGAGCGTTCCCACCTGGAGGTGCTGGACCCGAGGGCCGCCGACGACGTCGCGCGGCTGCGGGACATCTGTCGTGGTGACGTGACACTGCTCGGCCGCGACGACACCGACCGGTGGTGGCTGACGCAGGACAACATCGACGACGGCCCCGCCGGCTACCACCTCTTCGACCGGACCAGCGGCAAGGCCCGTTTTCTCTTCAGCCACCAGCCGGAGTTGGAGCGGTACGAGCTGGCCCGGATGGAGCCGTTCTCGTTCCTCGCCCGGGACGGTCTGACCATCCACGGCTATCTCACGTTTCCACCGGGGCACCTCCGTCGAGGACTGCCGACCGTGCTGACCGTGCACGGCGGCCCGTGGGCCAGGGACGTGTGGGGCTTCCGAGCCGAGCCGCAGTGGTTGGCGAACCGGGGCTACCTCTGTATCCAGGTCAACTATCGGGGCTCGACCGGGTACGGGAAGGACTTCACCGACGCTGGCGACCGGGAGTGGGGCGGGCGGATGCAGGACGACCTGACCGATGCCGTGCACTGGGCGGTCCAACGCGGCTACGCCGATCCGGACCGGGTCGCCATCTACGGCGCCTCGTACGGCGGCTACGCGGCGCTGGCGGGCGCCGCTTTCACCCCGGAGCTGTTCCGGTGCGCGGTGTCCGCCGCCGGTCCATCGGATCTGCGTACCTTCATCGGCGCCGGCTCGTACGCCAGGGTCATCGCGGCGCAGATGCGTCGACGGGTCGGCGACCCGGACCTCGATGCTGACTTCCTCTGGCTGCGGTCGCCGCTGTCGAGGGTGGATGAGATCCGGATTCCTCTGCTGATCGCGCAGGGCGCCAACGATCCGCGGGTACGGCGCGAGCAGTCGGAGCAGCTCGTCGCGGCCCTGCGCGAAAAGGAAATCCCCCACCAGTACCTTCTCTTTCCGGACGAAGGTCATGCGCTGGTCAGGCCCCGTAACCGGCTCGCCTTCTACACGGCGGTCGAACGCTTTCTGGCCGAACACCTCGGTGGGCGCTGCGAAGCAACGCCCACCGAGGATGAAGGTCCGTCATGA